The genomic interval GATCTTCCGTGAGAAGATAATTCCAGGTCTTGCGGCCATCGACGTACATCGGACGATCTATGCATCCAGTTCTGACGTTGCGTTGCGGGCTTCGAAGATTGTCCACGACTACCGCCGCGTCGGCGAGACCACCGACGGTGTGCTGACCTTCAAAGGGTACGAGACCGTGGATGCTTCGAAGGCCGCGCCGGCTGTCCGCGCTTTCGGGCATTCGTACGTCGTCGACAGCACTAAAGTGCTCGGCGATATCGCGGATACGCTGAGCCTGCACTTCACCGCGGACCAGAGGAGCCTGCCAAAGCAGGGGACTCCGCCCGACATCTGGTGGGTGCTCAAGTGAAGTGATCGAGAGGGCAATATGTCTCGCTTGCGACGATGGATCCTGGCTACGGCCCTAACGCTGGTCGCGTCGCACGGCAACGGACAGCAAACCGCGGATTCTGCGATTGAGCAGGCCAGGCAACTTCTGGATCGTGGAGCCTATGGCGCCTCGCTTTCGGCTCTAGACAGTATTCCAGCTTCGACCGCACTGAGCCAAACGGAGCGCCGGAGCATCGCCACGATCCGTGCGGAAGATCTCTTCGGCCAGGGGAAATTTGACGATGCGGTAGCTCCCGCTCAGACAGCGCTCGACGCCTCCGACGGTCTCTCGAAGCAGGATATGGCCGATGCTCTGTTCCTGGTCGCCAAGGTCGCCGTAGCGGGCGATGGTTCTCCTACGGAGGCGCTCGAACGGGCGCTGAAGGCCGCCGTCGAAGCGGACGGTCCTGACGGCCTGCGAGCGTTGCGCGTCAAGGACAGGGTCGCGCTGGTCATGTCCACTTCCAGCGCAGCCGAGGCGGAACAGATGATGCGCGACGTGATCGCAAATGCTGATCGACTCCCGGATAATTTCGCGCGCGACAAATTGCGGTTCGGCAACACCCTCGGAATTGCGCTTCTACGCGAAACGAAATTCGATGCGGCGCGCGAGGTGCTATCCCCCGTCTACGATGGGCGGGTCAAGCTGCTATCGAAAAGTCACCCTGAAACGCTGGAGAGCGAACACACGCTCGGCTACGTGTTGCGTCGGCTCGGACGCACTCAGGAAGCCGACGATCTGTTGACCGAAGCGCTTCGGCTGCGAATTCAGGTGCTGGGTTCCGACCATCCCGACACCCTCGTCACGCGGACGATAATCGTAAGGCAGCTCCTCGACAAATCGAAGTTCGACCAAGCGCTGAATGAATCCCGCGCGATAACCGCTGCCCTCACCGCGCGTCTGGGGGAGAAGAACGTGCGGACGATCGAGGCGATGTCTGATCTGGCTGACGCGCTGTCCCGCAGTGGCCGGGTGTCCGAAGGGATCGAGACCAGTAAGCGTGTCTATTCGCTTGCCGTGGAAGCGATCGGGGAGACGAAGCCCGAAACGATGAACGTCGGCCACCAGTACGCGGGATTGCTCTACCAATCCGGACGGTACGGCGAGGCCTTATCGCTGTTCCAGCGGATACTCCGGGCCACGAGCGCCCAAGTCGGCGACGACAACATCGATACGATTGCGACCTTGCACAACATCGCGGCCGTCTTATCCGATCTCGGCAGAAACGACGAGGCTATCGAAATCTATCGCTACTCCGCCTCGGTCCTCGCCAACTAGCTTCCGGATACCCATCCCGCTCGCCTGAGCGTGCAGAACAATCTTGCCCTGGCTCTGCGAAGCGCCGGCCGATACGCCGAGGCGTTCGATACGGTCACCGAAGCCGTTCGTTTGCGGACGGCCGCGCTGGGACCTGAAAATCATCTGACGCTGCTGTCGCGCAGCAATCAGGGCGCAGTCCTGGCGGCTTTGGGGCGGTACCCCGAGGCGATATCCACCCATCGCGACGTGTACGCCATCAGGATACGTAAGTTCGGCGAGACGAATCCGGAAACAATTAAGAGCCTGCATAACCTAGCTTCGACGCTTGGCGACGCCGGACAACGAACGGAGGCGCGGCAGCTCTTCGAGAAGGTCGTCGCACTCCGCACCCAGTTTTTGGGTCCTCGCAATATCACGACGGTCATCTCCATGCGCGGACTCGCCGACGTCATGTTCGCGAACGGTGATCTTGACGAGGCCAGGTTGATGTATCGCCGGATCGTCGATGCGGCCGAGACCCTGCGCTCCGAGGGTGGTCTGTCGGACGCGCTGCGTAGGACGTTCTTTTCGACTATCACGCCCGCCTACAAGACGCTCGCGGTGCTGGAAGCTCGATCCGGAGACTTCGAGGGAGCAATGAGGGTCGCGGAGCTTTCGAAGGCTCGCACTCTGATCGAAACCTCCTCCACGCGCGGCACCGCGCGGAGCTCTCTCACTGACACCGAACGAGCCGCTCTGTCCGATCTCGAATTCAGGATCGCGACGCTAGACGGCCGCATTCCGCTTGTGTCCGACGTCGCCCTGCGTTCCGATCTGGAGGCGCAGCGCAACGGACTGTCGGCGGACTTCGCCAACCTGGATCAGGCGCTTCGTTCGAAGTACCCGCTCTACCGGGAAGCGGTCGATTTCAAGCTGGCGGACGCGAAGGACGCGATCTCGCTCCTGTCCACAGATGGGGTGATCCTCGATTTCGTGCAGGGTGACCCAGACCTGATGCTCATCTGGATCGACGGGCAAGGTCGACGAGGTGCCGTGGTCTTTCCACCCTATGCCAATCTGCCTTCGACGTTGGAAGCGTACCGTGCTGCCTTGGCACGACCGGACGGCGTCGCCGGGTTGCGTTATCCGCCGCCCGGAACGCCGAGAAATCTTGTCTGGAAACTCAAGGACGGCTCATTCCGGATGCAGTCCGCAGAGGACGGTGCGGTCGAAGGTGCGAAACTCGTTGGCGACATCGAAGAGATCAGAGACGAGCTGTCGTCCTGGTTCTCCAAAGCACTTCCCGCGGAAGTTCTGAAGGCGCATCGTTGGTACGTCAGCCCGGACGGGCCTCTTGCCTTGATTCCGCTGGATACGCTGAAGATCGGCGGTTCATTCTTGATCGAAACGCACGACATTTCTTCGATCCAATCGATTTCCCTGATGAACTTGTCGAGAGAGCGTTTGAAGCGCTACGCGCAAAGCGAACGCTCTCCAATGCTGGCGATAGGAGACCCGACGTATTCTGTGGCGCCGCCGGAGAAGCCGTCGTCCGGAATCGACGCTCTGCGCGGCCCCACCGAAGGCGCGGCGGGTCGAATCACCTGGCCGAACTTGCCCGGTTCGGCCAAGGAGTTGAGCGAACTGGCGTCACTGTTCGATCTGAAGACCGGTAAGGACCTGTTTTCAGGTTCGGACGCATCGAAGACGACCGTACGGCGCCTGCAGGATGAGAACCGATTGCAGCAATATCGCTACGTGGTGTTTTCGACGCACGGATATCTCAATCAGCAGAACCCCGATCTGAGCGGTATCGTTTTGTCACAGACCAATCTGGGCGAGAACGAGGACGGATACCTGCGGGCCTCGGAGCTGTCGGCATTCGATTTCCGTACCGATCTCGTCTTCCTCTCCGCGTGCGAGACGGGTGTCGGGAAGTGGGTGTCCGGCGAAGGTATTCTAGGTCTGCCATTCTCGCTCTATGCAGGAGGAAATGCGGGCACCATTCTCACGCTGTGGCCGGTGCTCGACGGCAGTACCGCGGAGTTCGTCGAGCGCTTCTTCCGGAAACTGAAGGATGGAAAGCTGGCCGGCGTCGCTCTATCCGAGACGAAGCGGGAATTCATCGCCGAGGCTGACGAAACCAAGCGCCGGCCGGTGGTCTGGGCACCATTCGTGTACTATGGAGACTGAGCGATGCGTGGCCCGCACCCGGATAATGATAAGGCGTGAAGTTCACCGTGCGATCTTATGCATGGCTGTAGCTGTTTTCGAATCAACGCCTGACGACCGCGACAGAAATGTGAGGATCGGATCGAATCCTGATGGATGGCTGTTCACCACGTTGGATAGTTCAGCATGCCGCATCGTTAGCCTTTTTACCGACAGCGACCTGTGGTCCGCCTCGCCGTGGAGGCGTTCGGTTTTGAGCAACTTTGCCGACCTTGACATTCTGCAGCCTCTCAAGAAAAAGGCGAGCGACGCTGTGCTACCAGATTGTGGCCCGCGGGATCGCTCGCGCTTGAGCAAGCAGTGGTTCCTGGCATGCTGGCGATTGGCGATGCCGCGCAAACCAGGGACCCGCTGTGCTCCCAGGGGATAGTCGCGGCGATGGAAAGCGCGGAGACAGCGTCGACCCTGCTGGCGATGGATTTTATGCAAAACCAGTTGCGAGCAGCAGAGCTTTATGAATATGAGCGCAGGCGGCAGCTAGCCCGCTACCTTCAAGACAGATACGCGTACTACCGGACTGAGCAGCGCTGGGCGTCACAGGAGTTTTGGCGCCGCCGACACGATCGCACCGAAATCGAACGAGCCATTCGACCCCTGGCACCACCCCGTTCGAAAGACACAAAAGCTTTCTCGGACTCCGTATAGAGCAGAGCTTGGGAAAAGTGATGTTCCGAGGTCGGCTTCGCTTGAGTGCAACCTGTTCGAGGGCTGATGCCACAACCCTGCACGGACCAATGATGACCCCGCTCAACCTCGAGCCCGCGCGATCATTCCCCGCGTTCGCAGACCATTGGAATACCCGAGGCATTCGATCTCAATGTTCGACCAGCCGTCGGTATGAGCGCCGCGAATTGCCTGGAGGACGATAGTTTGCATGGGACTGAACGTCTCTTCGATTATCGGGATAGTTCGCTCCGGCTTGGCGTTGCCACACATGAACACATCCAGCGCTGCAAAACAGTTTTCAGGCCAGGTATGGATACTTATATGGCTCTCGGCCAGTAGTACGACGCCAGTGACGCCCCCATGGGGCTCGAATTTGTGGAGATGAACATGCAGCAGGGTTGCCCCAGCCTGTAGCGCTGCATTTGCCAATGCATCCTTTATGCGATCCGCGTCTTCCAAATGGCGCGCTCCCCACAGATCGATCAGCAGGTGAGTGCCGTGGGACCGCCGGTCGTGGATCATCAGAGTGGTCTCGGTGAGGACGAGGAGCGGCTCAAACAGACGACAGGTGCCGTCGCAACTTTATCCTGTGAATTTCTCAAAAGACAACTATCGAAGTGATCGTGGCAAGGTCATCATGTGGACAAGGTACAATCATTGGTGGTGACAGTTTAGTGAATGTATCCCCCGTAGCTCAAAAGGAGAGCTTTGATGTCCAACAGCCCAGCTCAGCAAACACTCACTCTTGAATTGACCCCCGAGCAAAAGCAGAAACTCGAAGAATTCGCGAAAGCGACCGGCAGCAAAAAGCTGACGGCGAGTGCAGAGTTCGAGGCGGCCGTCGACACCGGCAAGATTTCGCCGGCGACGTTTCTCGTTGGAAATGCGATCTAAGCATCAAACGCATCTCCAGCTTTCCGTCAGCTCCGCAAGCGTGAGTGGAATTCATGCGCAAAAAAAAGCGATCGCGCATTGAAGAATTTGGTTACACACTCGCGTTTGCGGATACTGGCGATATCGGTTTCTATTCCAAAGAGGTTGCTCCTCTGATCGAAGCAGAGGCAGAGCAGAAAGAGTTTGAACCCTTCAGGCTGGATACGGTCCCGATCGGCGAAAGCTTCCGTCTATCGGCTCCGCTGATCGTGTGGTTTGAGATAACGCGGTACTGCAATCTACCGTGTCTGCACTGTTACGTGGAAGCTGGGCCGAAAAGAACAAACGAGCTGACAACCAGCGAAATCTACGCGGTTCTTGATCAGTTGAAGGCCAAAGGCGTCTTCTCGATCGTGTTCTGCGGAGGTGAGCCGTTTGCTCACCCGGATTTCATATCCATCGTGAAATATGCTCACGAACTTGGATTTGTCATTTCGATCGCAACCAACGGCACTTACCTCTCCCAGTCGGTCATTGACGAAATCCCACGCGAAGAGTGCGTGGTCAGCGTGAGCCTGGACGGCACCGAGTCGCACAAGAAGATGCGACATCTGACAACCTATGAAGAGACGGTCGAAAAGCTGCTGTTGCTCAAGAAGAATGGAATCCGCTCCGCCGTGATGACCACGTTGACGAATTCCAATCTCGCTGAGCTTCAGGAGATCTTCGAGTTCACGTCCCAGCAGGATCTGTTCTTTGGAATTACGCCTTTTAGTCCTGTCGGGCGAGGTAAGCGGTTTCCTCATCTGACACCGGGTAGAAATGTCGCGCAAAGTGCATCGCCGCTCTACTTCAGGAACTACCTCGACCGGATCGAAAAGATGCAGAGGATCGGCCTTTGCGTCCAGAAGTTCCTTTCCTTCTCCTATAAGCTTTCGCACGCCATGCAGCGGGAGTTTTGCGGTATCTCGCTCGCGTACATTTCGTCGGACGGTGAGGTCTACCCGTGTTCGGTTTGCATGTCCGCCAGGAAGTATTCCGCGGGGAACTTGAGACAGCTGAGTTTTGCCGAGCTGTGGGACACGTCGTTCAATGACATCAGGGCTGTATCCTTCAAGGATTTCAAGGGATGCGCCAACTGCGAAATTGGGAGCGCCAAACACGCTTGCGCCGGCAGGTGTCCGGTCATGTCCGAGATCTACACCGGTGATCCGTTCCTATGCGGCGCGTCGGAATTCCTGAAAGAGGCCAACAGATCAAACGGCGCAAGAATCGCGGCCCATCTTCAGTCCGTCGAGAGCGGTGATGGCTAGGCCGTCGATTGCGCTTCTAAAGGAGCGAGGAAGGAGCGAGACACGAGTGCTCCTACTGCCACGGGA from Bradyrhizobium arachidis carries:
- a CDS encoding CHAT domain-containing protein, producing MQNNLALALRSAGRYAEAFDTVTEAVRLRTAALGPENHLTLLSRSNQGAVLAALGRYPEAISTHRDVYAIRIRKFGETNPETIKSLHNLASTLGDAGQRTEARQLFEKVVALRTQFLGPRNITTVISMRGLADVMFANGDLDEARLMYRRIVDAAETLRSEGGLSDALRRTFFSTITPAYKTLAVLEARSGDFEGAMRVAELSKARTLIETSSTRGTARSSLTDTERAALSDLEFRIATLDGRIPLVSDVALRSDLEAQRNGLSADFANLDQALRSKYPLYREAVDFKLADAKDAISLLSTDGVILDFVQGDPDLMLIWIDGQGRRGAVVFPPYANLPSTLEAYRAALARPDGVAGLRYPPPGTPRNLVWKLKDGSFRMQSAEDGAVEGAKLVGDIEEIRDELSSWFSKALPAEVLKAHRWYVSPDGPLALIPLDTLKIGGSFLIETHDISSIQSISLMNLSRERLKRYAQSERSPMLAIGDPTYSVAPPEKPSSGIDALRGPTEGAAGRITWPNLPGSAKELSELASLFDLKTGKDLFSGSDASKTTVRRLQDENRLQQYRYVVFSTHGYLNQQNPDLSGIVLSQTNLGENEDGYLRASELSAFDFRTDLVFLSACETGVGKWVSGEGILGLPFSLYAGGNAGTILTLWPVLDGSTAEFVERFFRKLKDGKLAGVALSETKREFIAEADETKRRPVVWAPFVYYGD
- a CDS encoding tetratricopeptide repeat protein yields the protein MSRLRRWILATALTLVASHGNGQQTADSAIEQARQLLDRGAYGASLSALDSIPASTALSQTERRSIATIRAEDLFGQGKFDDAVAPAQTALDASDGLSKQDMADALFLVAKVAVAGDGSPTEALERALKAAVEADGPDGLRALRVKDRVALVMSTSSAAEAEQMMRDVIANADRLPDNFARDKLRFGNTLGIALLRETKFDAAREVLSPVYDGRVKLLSKSHPETLESEHTLGYVLRRLGRTQEADDLLTEALRLRIQVLGSDHPDTLVTRTIIVRQLLDKSKFDQALNESRAITAALTARLGEKNVRTIEAMSDLADALSRSGRVSEGIETSKRVYSLAVEAIGETKPETMNVGHQYAGLLYQSGRYGEALSLFQRILRATSAQVGDDNIDTIATLHNIAAVLSDLGRNDEAIEIYRYSASVLAN
- the speD gene encoding adenosylmethionine decarboxylase, yielding MIHDRRSHGTHLLIDLWGARHLEDADRIKDALANAALQAGATLLHVHLHKFEPHGGVTGVVLLAESHISIHTWPENCFAALDVFMCGNAKPERTIPIIEETFSPMQTIVLQAIRGAHTDGWSNIEIECLGYSNGLRTRGMIARARG
- a CDS encoding radical SAM/SPASM domain-containing protein, which codes for MRKKKRSRIEEFGYTLAFADTGDIGFYSKEVAPLIEAEAEQKEFEPFRLDTVPIGESFRLSAPLIVWFEITRYCNLPCLHCYVEAGPKRTNELTTSEIYAVLDQLKAKGVFSIVFCGGEPFAHPDFISIVKYAHELGFVISIATNGTYLSQSVIDEIPREECVVSVSLDGTESHKKMRHLTTYEETVEKLLLLKKNGIRSAVMTTLTNSNLAELQEIFEFTSQQDLFFGITPFSPVGRGKRFPHLTPGRNVAQSASPLYFRNYLDRIEKMQRIGLCVQKFLSFSYKLSHAMQREFCGISLAYISSDGEVYPCSVCMSARKYSAGNLRQLSFAELWDTSFNDIRAVSFKDFKGCANCEIGSAKHACAGRCPVMSEIYTGDPFLCGASEFLKEANRSNGARIAAHLQSVESGDG